The Pedobacter roseus genome contains a region encoding:
- a CDS encoding GH92 family glycosyl hydrolase, with product MKNFKVLLKFLLSLTLLTIIFPALSIAQSHTVWKIGEKDNKSDGFALAPGNYQQFLANDFGWEDRYYLIGKSTPAIDWPYVLPGTADGWGGTGPTSGIRSHQLNILFDLKPFKTTEKFQLITDVLAYNGRKPPLFKVTVNGKDFKFRFSENEKTSGINGNTNDIKAEPYKIDIPPGLLHAGGNTVTFTILEGSWLVFDDVRLEGPAEIHALASKDLYIRNVKAADYTLSKNGKKVQPLLVDIEHLANHPTVSIKINGKNVLSSQIDTGRYILEAPMPIAKKREKATWQVISDGKTIAAGAVLVSDQPLKTSAGYADTKIGTAHSRWMIAPGPWMPFSMVKLSPDNQNPGWMAGYDPTIESIGTFSHIHEWTMAGLGMMPVNGEIKYQIGSQEKQNDGYRSNIDKNSEEAPIGYYKVMLKKYGIKAELTSTTRCGFQRYTFPRSKDGRVMIDLKVPAEYDYKIKGFQITKVDKRRIEGYSVQQTANAWSGGVDQDYTINFVIEFDKDIKKIGGWINGKAQSGSSIRGAAVDNAGMYAEFDTKENNVLQARSGISLVSIEGAARNLKEEVEQPFGWKFDAVRAANISTWNKLMDRVAISSDDSREKTRFYNNMYRALCSRNTWSDTDGSWIDATEQKRKFANVEDVALGCDAFWNTFWNLNQFWNLVTPEWSSKWVKSQLAMYDANGYLAKGPAGMEYIPVMVAEHEIPLIVGAYQMGIRDYDAQKAFSAVYKMQTQPAAAVGKGRAGNEDLLPYLEHKYVPYDKGRFSNSLEYSYDDWTVSQFAKALGKNKEYKEFADRGNWWKNVIDTASGFARMKKSDGTWFPNFDPFKSGANEHYVEGNAWQLTFFVPQDIRGLANIIGKKKFTDRLEWGFNESYKWRFNAPNDAYWDYPIMQGNQQSMHFAFLFNFVQKPWLTQKWSRAIIDRYYGFDIANAYLGDEDQGQMSAWFMMASLGLFQTDGGCSTDPQYEIGSPLFSKVVIDLGNQYGREKSFTIEAKNTSRVNKYIQSATLNGKVLNSFSFSSSELLKGGNLMLIMGNKPNYSWGIN from the coding sequence ATGAAAAATTTTAAAGTGTTACTCAAATTTTTATTATCACTAACCCTCCTCACCATAATTTTTCCCGCTTTAAGTATTGCCCAAAGTCATACCGTTTGGAAAATAGGAGAAAAAGACAATAAATCAGATGGTTTTGCACTGGCTCCAGGCAATTATCAACAATTTTTAGCGAACGATTTTGGCTGGGAAGACCGTTATTACCTGATCGGAAAATCGACCCCTGCTATTGATTGGCCTTATGTGTTGCCGGGTACTGCTGATGGCTGGGGAGGCACAGGCCCTACCTCGGGCATCCGTTCGCACCAGTTAAACATCCTTTTTGATTTAAAACCATTTAAGACTACAGAAAAATTTCAGTTGATTACCGATGTTTTGGCGTATAACGGCAGAAAACCGCCCCTATTTAAAGTAACCGTTAATGGAAAAGATTTTAAATTCCGTTTTTCTGAAAATGAAAAAACCAGCGGAATTAACGGAAATACGAATGATATAAAGGCAGAACCTTACAAAATCGACATTCCGCCAGGTTTGCTTCATGCAGGAGGTAATACGGTAACATTTACCATACTGGAAGGTTCGTGGCTGGTGTTTGATGATGTTAGGCTGGAAGGACCGGCAGAAATCCATGCTTTAGCATCGAAGGATTTATATATCAGGAATGTAAAAGCGGCAGATTACACCCTCTCCAAAAATGGAAAGAAGGTACAGCCATTGCTGGTAGATATTGAACATTTAGCCAATCACCCCACAGTTTCCATAAAAATTAATGGAAAAAATGTATTAAGCAGCCAGATCGATACCGGCCGATATATATTGGAAGCGCCAATGCCTATAGCTAAAAAACGGGAGAAGGCCACCTGGCAGGTCATATCGGATGGAAAAACGATTGCAGCGGGAGCGGTATTGGTTTCTGATCAACCCTTAAAAACCAGCGCTGGTTATGCCGATACCAAAATTGGTACTGCACACTCCAGGTGGATGATTGCCCCTGGTCCATGGATGCCTTTTAGTATGGTTAAGCTAAGTCCCGACAACCAGAATCCAGGCTGGATGGCCGGCTATGATCCAACGATAGAAAGTATAGGTACTTTTAGCCATATTCACGAATGGACCATGGCTGGTTTAGGAATGATGCCGGTAAATGGTGAAATTAAATACCAGATCGGATCACAGGAGAAGCAAAATGATGGTTACCGGTCAAACATTGATAAAAACAGTGAGGAAGCTCCTATCGGCTATTATAAGGTGATGCTCAAAAAATATGGTATCAAAGCAGAACTGACCTCGACAACCAGGTGCGGCTTTCAACGTTATACTTTCCCCAGATCAAAAGATGGAAGGGTAATGATCGACCTAAAGGTGCCTGCAGAATACGATTATAAGATTAAAGGCTTTCAGATCACCAAGGTGGATAAGCGCCGGATTGAAGGTTACAGCGTACAACAGACTGCAAATGCATGGTCTGGCGGAGTAGATCAGGATTATACGATTAATTTTGTCATCGAATTTGACAAGGACATCAAAAAAATTGGTGGGTGGATTAATGGTAAAGCTCAATCAGGAAGCAGCATAAGAGGTGCAGCTGTTGATAATGCCGGCATGTATGCAGAATTTGACACGAAAGAAAATAATGTGCTACAGGCCCGCTCGGGCATATCGTTAGTGAGTATCGAAGGTGCCGCCCGTAACCTTAAGGAAGAAGTAGAACAGCCTTTCGGCTGGAAATTTGATGCGGTACGCGCTGCGAATATCAGTACCTGGAATAAGTTGATGGATAGAGTGGCTATTTCTTCAGACGATAGCCGTGAGAAAACAAGGTTTTACAATAACATGTACCGTGCATTGTGTAGCCGAAATACCTGGAGCGATACGGATGGCTCCTGGATTGATGCAACCGAGCAAAAAAGAAAATTTGCCAATGTTGAAGATGTGGCTTTGGGCTGCGATGCCTTTTGGAATACCTTCTGGAATTTAAACCAGTTCTGGAACCTGGTTACGCCCGAATGGTCATCCAAATGGGTTAAATCGCAACTGGCCATGTACGATGCAAATGGATACCTGGCAAAAGGGCCTGCCGGAATGGAATATATCCCGGTGATGGTCGCCGAGCACGAAATCCCGCTTATAGTTGGTGCTTACCAAATGGGAATCCGCGATTATGATGCCCAAAAAGCTTTTTCGGCTGTGTACAAAATGCAGACCCAACCGGCCGCAGCAGTTGGTAAAGGACGGGCAGGAAATGAAGATTTATTGCCTTACCTGGAGCATAAATATGTGCCTTATGATAAGGGGCGGTTTAGCAATAGTTTAGAATATAGTTATGATGACTGGACCGTAAGTCAGTTTGCAAAAGCGTTAGGAAAAAATAAGGAATATAAAGAATTTGCAGATAGGGGCAATTGGTGGAAAAATGTAATTGATACTGCCTCTGGTTTTGCCCGCATGAAAAAATCAGACGGAACCTGGTTTCCAAATTTTGATCCTTTTAAATCAGGTGCAAACGAACATTATGTAGAAGGAAACGCCTGGCAGCTTACTTTTTTTGTCCCGCAGGATATTCGCGGACTTGCCAATATCATCGGAAAGAAAAAATTTACCGACAGACTGGAATGGGGTTTTAATGAGAGTTATAAATGGCGTTTTAATGCTCCAAATGATGCCTACTGGGATTATCCGATTATGCAGGGCAACCAGCAATCGATGCATTTTGCGTTTCTTTTCAATTTTGTACAAAAGCCATGGCTCACCCAAAAATGGAGCAGGGCGATTATCGACAGGTATTATGGTTTTGACATTGCCAATGCCTATTTAGGCGATGAAGATCAGGGACAGATGAGCGCCTGGTTTATGATGGCATCTTTGGGTCTGTTTCAAACCGATGGCGGTTGCAGCACCGATCCGCAATACGAAATCGGAAGTCCTTTATTCAGCAAAGTGGTAATTGATCTTGGTAATCAATATGGCAGGGAGAAATCGTTTACCATCGAGGCCAAAAACACCTCAAGGGTGAATAAATATATCCAAAGTGCAACGCTTAACGGTAAAGTGCTAAATAGTTTTTCTTTTTCCAGTTCCGAATTATTAAAAGGTGGTAACCTGATGTTGATTATGGGCAATAAACCAAATTATAGCTGGGGCATTAATTAG
- a CDS encoding sugar porter family MFS transporter, whose protein sequence is MSKQKKTSVLLITLVASLGGFLFGFDMAVISGVLPLVQKQFALSASQEGWFVSSALVGCIIGVAFSGELSDRFGRKKPLILTAVLFVVSAMGCALFPNLSGVIAFRVLGGIGIGIASNVVPLYISEIAPAQIRGRLVTYYQFALTLGILVAYLSNAALLNGVSAQHVNASALNSIFNQEVWRGMLGMGVLPAVLFLFGLLLIPESPRWLIQKGRTAEGASIISSITGQTLPEIHPEQFTTESNNSKSSYKELFAPSMRKALLIGILLPLFSQFSGINAIIYYGPRILGNAGISLSNSLISQIIFGLANMIFTLFAIWKVDSWGRRPLYLYGTVGAAVSLILTGICFYFNATSSIWLLVCVLAFLACFACSIGPLKFVVASEIFPGAIRGRALAISIMVMWVADTIVGQITPILLNQIGSAGTFWFFAFFCIIAFIVVYKLLPETKGKSLEQIENDWKEDSDKPVFFH, encoded by the coding sequence ATGAGTAAGCAAAAAAAAACCAGTGTGCTTTTAATAACGCTTGTAGCATCTTTAGGTGGCTTTTTATTCGGCTTTGATATGGCCGTTATATCCGGGGTTTTACCCCTGGTACAAAAGCAATTTGCTTTAAGTGCATCACAGGAAGGATGGTTCGTATCTTCTGCTTTGGTGGGTTGTATTATCGGTGTGGCCTTTTCAGGTGAGCTAAGCGATAGGTTCGGCAGGAAAAAACCATTAATTTTAACCGCTGTACTTTTTGTGGTATCTGCTATGGGCTGTGCATTATTCCCTAACCTCTCTGGTGTTATTGCTTTTCGGGTGCTAGGTGGTATTGGCATTGGTATCGCTTCAAATGTAGTCCCTCTTTACATTTCCGAAATTGCTCCCGCACAGATCAGGGGCAGATTGGTTACTTATTATCAATTTGCACTTACACTTGGCATTTTAGTCGCTTATTTGAGCAATGCGGCATTGTTGAACGGAGTTTCCGCTCAGCATGTTAATGCTTCGGCATTAAACAGCATATTTAACCAGGAAGTTTGGCGGGGTATGCTGGGCATGGGTGTACTGCCGGCAGTTTTGTTTTTGTTTGGTTTATTACTCATTCCAGAAAGCCCGAGGTGGTTGATACAAAAAGGCCGGACAGCAGAAGGCGCTTCAATTATCAGCAGCATTACCGGACAAACATTGCCTGAGATTCATCCGGAACAGTTTACAACAGAAAGCAACAATTCTAAAAGCTCTTATAAAGAATTATTTGCGCCATCCATGCGCAAAGCATTATTAATCGGTATTTTATTACCGCTATTCTCTCAATTTAGTGGTATTAACGCTATTATATATTACGGACCAAGAATACTAGGTAATGCAGGCATCTCATTAAGCAATTCGCTGATCAGTCAGATTATTTTTGGCTTGGCAAATATGATTTTTACCCTGTTTGCCATCTGGAAAGTAGATAGCTGGGGCAGAAGACCACTGTACCTTTATGGCACTGTAGGAGCGGCAGTTTCATTAATCCTTACCGGAATCTGTTTCTATTTTAATGCCACTTCAAGCATTTGGCTTTTAGTATGTGTACTGGCATTTTTAGCCTGTTTTGCCTGTTCAATCGGACCATTAAAATTTGTAGTGGCTTCAGAGATATTTCCTGGTGCCATACGAGGAAGAGCCCTGGCTATTAGCATTATGGTAATGTGGGTGGCCGATACCATTGTTGGCCAGATTACCCCTATTTTACTCAATCAAATTGGCAGTGCAGGTACTTTTTGGTTTTTCGCCTTTTTCTGTATCATCGCGTTTATTGTGGTTTATAAACTCTTGCCCGAAACCAAGGGAAAATCGCTTGAACAAATAGAAAACGACTGGAAAGAGGATAGCGATAAACCAGTATTTTTTCATTAA
- a CDS encoding glucosidase family protein — protein sequence MNKNIALAALIVLGSRGISSAQETGLTAKEQKNVQPEVMNKVKTMAEELIKKGFTAGDGYGEVWIRDLNTFIELSCKVNDKSQIRKHLITFFQFQQPDGSILDGYIPSEKAGTEGKFYKSDLVPGFLGHKNTVETDQETSLIQAIAKYIRITGDKTILNDKVAGLTVKNQMERAMDFLMKERFNEKYGLIWGATTADWGDVQPEQGWGVVIDENTHRAIDIYDNAMFLIAIEDFIAVGDLNTDQTRKWKGIYKNVRQNINKYLWDDQAQKYIPHVYLNGSPFPASFDESKVYYHGGTAVAIEAGLLTKKQVKEAYQKMQQNVKDAHAATIGLTLYPVYPAGTFQNKVMGPYSYQNGGDWTWFGGRMVTQLIRYNLLAEAKEALDPMLARVISNNGFYEWYTPDNQPKGSSSFRGEAGVLWTAIRELEKKK from the coding sequence ATGAATAAAAATATAGCATTAGCAGCACTGATCGTACTTGGTTCCCGAGGGATATCTTCGGCGCAAGAAACCGGGTTGACCGCAAAAGAGCAGAAAAATGTTCAGCCAGAGGTGATGAACAAGGTTAAAACCATGGCTGAAGAACTGATCAAAAAAGGTTTTACCGCTGGTGATGGTTATGGAGAAGTTTGGATAAGGGATTTAAATACCTTTATCGAGCTCAGCTGTAAGGTGAACGATAAATCGCAGATCAGAAAACACCTGATCACATTTTTTCAGTTTCAGCAGCCTGATGGATCCATTTTGGATGGTTACATTCCTTCAGAAAAAGCAGGTACTGAAGGCAAATTTTACAAATCTGATCTGGTTCCCGGATTTCTTGGTCATAAAAATACGGTAGAAACCGATCAGGAGACCTCATTAATTCAGGCGATTGCAAAATATATCCGCATTACAGGGGATAAAACCATTTTAAACGATAAAGTTGCAGGTTTAACGGTTAAAAACCAGATGGAAAGGGCGATGGATTTTCTGATGAAGGAACGGTTTAATGAGAAATATGGCCTAATCTGGGGAGCAACCACTGCCGATTGGGGCGATGTACAACCAGAACAGGGCTGGGGAGTGGTGATAGATGAAAATACTCACCGGGCAATTGATATTTACGATAATGCCATGTTTTTAATTGCTATAGAAGATTTTATAGCTGTTGGAGATTTAAATACTGATCAAACCCGTAAATGGAAAGGGATTTACAAGAATGTGCGTCAAAATATCAACAAATATCTTTGGGATGATCAGGCACAGAAATATATTCCGCATGTTTATTTAAATGGTTCCCCTTTTCCGGCATCGTTTGACGAATCAAAAGTATATTATCATGGTGGTACGGCAGTTGCTATTGAAGCTGGCCTGTTAACCAAAAAACAGGTAAAGGAAGCTTATCAAAAGATGCAGCAAAATGTTAAAGATGCCCATGCAGCAACTATCGGCCTTACACTTTACCCGGTTTATCCGGCAGGTACCTTCCAAAATAAGGTAATGGGGCCATATTCTTACCAAAATGGAGGCGATTGGACCTGGTTTGGGGGTAGGATGGTTACCCAGCTTATAAGATATAATTTATTGGCAGAAGCGAAGGAAGCACTGGATCCGATGTTGGCCAGGGTAATCAGTAATAATGGTTTTTACGAATGGTACACACCCGATAATCAACCAAAAGGTTCTTCAAGTTTTAGAGGCGAAGCCGGCGTATTGTGGACGGCTATTCGTGAGCTGGAGAAGAAGAAGTAA
- a CDS encoding GH92 family glycosyl hydrolase: MTSNRIKVAILLLTTLFCSRVKAQSDRDLLAYADPRIGTAHSRWFYFTPGAVPFGMAKPAPSTNGSYGNKSGWEAVGYDQRHTSIEGFANFHEFQIGGVVFAPSVGKLQTLAGSLEQPETGYRSTFDHQDEIAMPGYYSVLLKDYKIKAELTSTKRVAFHRYTFPKSKQANVIFDIGHQQGESGKVTDAKVYLTPDGKIEGYVITQPVYVQKYQPGADVKMYFSVVASKKPTAFGTFSGENISKGKKSISGKGAGLYLTFSTEEKESITLKAGLSYTSIENARLNLKQEAAHLSFDQAKEQALNTWASYLGRIRVTSENKQDLTKFYTGLYHALSGRGLASDVNGAYPKNDGGIGRIPLDKNNVPLHNHYNTDAIWGAFWNLTQLWAIAYPEYYSDWVKSQLLVYKDSGWLADGIANSRYVSGVGTNFVSLAIASAYNSGIRDFDVKTGYEAALKNELEFKNRPFGAGKPDLERFLKYGYVNHLDQGTGSDENWKFSASHTLEYAFSCYAVGQWAKLLNKTADYNRLTTLSNAWKTIFDPTSKFIRPKDEQGKFISDFNPKAAWRGFQEGNAWQYTFYVPQNPMGLISAIGKDDFNKRLDSIFTVSEKNKFGGGTTIDAFSGLESLYNHGNQPNLHISWLFNYAGKPSLTQKWVRKILDDFYGTEGIHGYGYGQDEDQGQLGAWYVMASMGIFDVKGFSDASPEIGLSAPLFNTIRIKGNKQYFSGKDFEIETKNNNKDNSYVESFSLNGNALNTPFMKLKDIQNGGKLLIHMEKTPKDKY; the protein is encoded by the coding sequence ATGACATCGAACAGAATTAAGGTTGCCATTTTATTGCTGACCACTTTATTTTGCAGTCGGGTAAAAGCACAATCCGACCGCGATTTATTGGCTTATGCAGATCCGCGCATTGGCACGGCACACAGCCGCTGGTTTTATTTTACGCCGGGAGCTGTACCCTTTGGAATGGCCAAACCAGCACCATCAACCAATGGATCGTATGGCAATAAAAGTGGTTGGGAAGCGGTAGGCTACGACCAAAGACATACTTCGATAGAAGGTTTTGCCAATTTTCACGAATTTCAGATCGGAGGAGTAGTTTTTGCCCCATCAGTAGGAAAACTGCAAACATTAGCCGGAAGTTTAGAACAACCTGAAACAGGTTACCGTTCCACTTTCGATCACCAGGATGAAATAGCCATGCCGGGTTATTATTCGGTATTATTGAAAGATTACAAGATTAAGGCCGAACTCACTTCGACCAAAAGAGTTGCTTTTCATCGTTACACCTTTCCAAAATCTAAACAGGCCAATGTCATTTTTGATATCGGACATCAACAGGGCGAGAGTGGCAAAGTAACCGATGCAAAAGTGTACCTCACTCCGGACGGGAAAATTGAAGGATATGTAATTACACAGCCTGTTTATGTTCAGAAATATCAGCCCGGTGCCGACGTAAAAATGTACTTTTCTGTGGTAGCAAGTAAAAAACCCACTGCTTTCGGCACTTTTAGTGGAGAAAACATTTCAAAGGGCAAAAAAAGTATAAGTGGTAAAGGCGCAGGTTTGTACCTCACTTTTTCCACTGAAGAAAAAGAAAGCATTACCTTAAAAGCAGGTCTCTCCTACACTTCAATTGAAAACGCCAGGCTAAATTTAAAGCAGGAAGCAGCTCATCTTTCATTCGACCAGGCCAAAGAACAGGCATTGAATACCTGGGCAAGCTACCTTGGCAGAATCAGGGTGACTTCAGAAAACAAACAAGATTTGACCAAATTTTATACAGGCTTATATCATGCATTATCTGGCCGTGGTTTAGCTAGCGATGTAAATGGCGCTTATCCCAAAAACGATGGAGGAATCGGGAGAATCCCACTCGATAAAAATAATGTACCCTTACATAACCACTATAATACCGACGCGATTTGGGGTGCTTTCTGGAATTTAACCCAGCTTTGGGCCATCGCCTATCCCGAATATTATTCGGATTGGGTTAAAAGTCAGTTATTGGTGTATAAAGATTCGGGCTGGCTGGCAGATGGCATTGCCAATAGCCGCTATGTATCAGGCGTAGGAACAAATTTTGTGAGTTTGGCCATTGCATCGGCCTACAATTCGGGTATTCGTGATTTTGATGTAAAAACGGGCTACGAAGCAGCCCTCAAAAACGAATTGGAATTTAAAAACCGTCCTTTTGGTGCCGGAAAACCTGATTTGGAAAGGTTTTTAAAATATGGCTATGTAAATCACCTGGATCAGGGTACCGGATCAGATGAAAACTGGAAGTTTTCGGCTTCGCACACACTCGAATATGCGTTTAGCTGTTATGCTGTAGGCCAATGGGCAAAATTATTGAATAAAACAGCAGATTATAACCGTTTAACAACGCTTTCAAATGCATGGAAAACCATTTTTGATCCCACTTCCAAGTTCATCAGGCCTAAAGATGAGCAGGGGAAATTCATATCCGATTTTAACCCCAAAGCTGCATGGAGAGGTTTTCAGGAAGGAAATGCCTGGCAGTACACTTTTTATGTTCCTCAAAACCCGATGGGTTTAATATCGGCCATTGGTAAAGACGATTTTAATAAAAGGCTCGACAGTATCTTCACCGTATCCGAAAAAAATAAATTTGGCGGCGGCACCACGATCGATGCTTTTTCTGGGTTGGAGAGCCTGTATAATCATGGCAATCAACCCAATTTACACATTTCGTGGCTGTTCAATTATGCAGGAAAACCATCGCTTACCCAAAAATGGGTGAGAAAAATTTTGGATGATTTTTATGGTACTGAAGGCATACATGGTTACGGATATGGGCAGGATGAAGATCAGGGCCAGCTTGGTGCCTGGTATGTAATGGCATCTATGGGTATTTTTGATGTAAAGGGTTTTAGCGATGCTTCGCCGGAAATCGGGTTATCTGCCCCGCTTTTTAACACCATCAGGATTAAGGGCAATAAACAATATTTTAGCGGAAAGGATTTCGAAATTGAAACCAAAAATAACAACAAGGATAACAGTTATGTGGAGTCATTCTCGCTTAATGGTAATGCACTAAATACTCCTTTTATGAAACTTAAGGATATTCAAAATGGCGGGAAATTGTTGATCCACATGGAGAAAACGCCGAAAGATAAGTATTGA
- a CDS encoding class I mannose-6-phosphate isomerase, with the protein MEVKNNVQETPVINKWRKSGERILPEKIDHFNQPENGYNLYPVHPLGNNKIFNDYSSLASWIIEQETVIIDGYIGVFWQEVELLLQQEFEKKNVKVNWIRFSDHIKPTHEIAQLVNPFLGETKSVWGKKSTLQLEDFFESGYRSIQPDVECEVNIVIGIGAALIDWNAPIIYLEIPKNEIQYRMRANALSNLGADKPASAAEMYKRFYFVDWVVLNDHKAQILNGISLVADVQHKSSVNWVIAKDLKEGLKHISQSLFRVRPWFEAGAWGGHWLQENIEGLNKNEVNYAWSFELIVPENGIVFESNGNLLEVAFDFLMLTENQSVLGKHSSIFGTEFPIRFDFLDTMDGGNLSVQCHPSLKYIREEFGENITQDETYYILECNEDAKVYLGFQEDINPIEFNKALINSQQLSQEIDIEKYVQVHDAKKHDLFLIPNSTVHSAGANNLVLEISATPYIFTFKMYDWLRLGLDGQPRPINIEHAFKNLNFDRKGIVVTDTLIAKPAVIEKGEDWALIHLPTHQEHFYDVHRLEFDTEITVKTNDVCHILMLVEGSSIKVKNKDGQVTDFHYAETFVIPAAAESYTLINTGVGRAKVIKAFVKDDVNFGAL; encoded by the coding sequence ATGGAAGTAAAAAATAACGTTCAGGAAACACCCGTAATTAACAAATGGAGAAAAAGCGGTGAAAGGATTTTGCCAGAAAAGATTGATCATTTTAATCAACCCGAAAATGGCTATAACCTGTACCCTGTACATCCTTTAGGCAACAACAAAATATTTAATGATTATTCGTCACTGGCATCTTGGATTATTGAACAGGAAACGGTAATTATTGATGGTTATATAGGCGTTTTCTGGCAAGAGGTAGAATTGCTTTTGCAACAGGAGTTTGAGAAAAAGAATGTAAAGGTTAACTGGATCCGTTTCTCAGACCATATCAAGCCAACCCACGAAATTGCTCAATTGGTCAATCCTTTTCTGGGAGAAACCAAAAGCGTTTGGGGCAAAAAATCCACCCTCCAACTCGAAGATTTTTTTGAAAGCGGGTACCGCTCTATCCAACCCGATGTTGAATGCGAAGTAAATATTGTAATCGGAATCGGTGCTGCATTAATCGATTGGAATGCCCCTATCATTTACCTCGAAATCCCTAAAAACGAAATTCAGTACCGAATGCGTGCCAACGCGCTTAGCAACCTCGGGGCAGATAAGCCCGCAAGTGCTGCTGAAATGTACAAAAGATTTTATTTTGTAGATTGGGTGGTACTTAATGACCATAAAGCTCAAATTTTAAATGGGATCAGTCTGGTTGCCGATGTACAACATAAAAGTTCAGTAAATTGGGTTATAGCAAAAGACCTGAAAGAAGGCTTAAAACACATTAGTCAATCTCTATTCCGTGTTCGGCCGTGGTTTGAAGCCGGCGCGTGGGGTGGCCATTGGTTACAGGAAAACATTGAGGGGCTCAATAAAAACGAAGTAAACTACGCCTGGTCTTTTGAACTTATTGTGCCTGAAAATGGCATTGTTTTCGAAAGTAATGGTAACCTGCTGGAAGTTGCCTTTGATTTTTTAATGTTAACCGAAAATCAATCGGTACTGGGCAAACATTCATCAATTTTCGGAACTGAATTTCCGATCAGATTTGACTTTCTGGATACCATGGATGGCGGAAATCTTTCTGTTCAATGCCACCCATCGTTAAAATACATTAGGGAAGAATTTGGTGAAAACATTACCCAGGATGAAACTTACTATATTTTGGAGTGTAATGAGGATGCTAAAGTTTACCTGGGTTTCCAGGAAGATATTAACCCGATTGAATTTAATAAGGCATTAATTAATAGTCAGCAATTAAGCCAGGAAATAGACATCGAAAAGTATGTGCAGGTACACGATGCGAAAAAACATGATCTTTTTTTAATTCCAAATAGCACGGTGCATAGTGCCGGAGCCAATAACTTAGTACTCGAGATTAGTGCAACACCCTACATCTTTACCTTTAAAATGTACGATTGGCTCCGTTTGGGATTAGATGGCCAGCCGCGGCCCATTAATATTGAACATGCTTTTAAAAACCTAAATTTCGATAGAAAAGGAATTGTGGTTACTGATACCCTGATTGCTAAACCAGCAGTGATTGAAAAAGGGGAAGACTGGGCGTTAATTCACCTTCCAACCCATCAGGAACATTTTTATGATGTTCACCGACTGGAATTCGATACGGAGATTACAGTAAAAACAAACGATGTTTGTCATATACTGATGCTTGTAGAAGGTTCTTCCATCAAAGTAAAAAATAAAGATGGCCAGGTTACTGATTTTCACTATGCAGAAACTTTTGTAATTCCTGCCGCAGCCGAAAGTTATACGCTAATTAATACCGGTGTGGGCAGGGCAAAAGTAATTAAGGCTTTTGTAAAAGATGACGTGAATTTTGGGGCGCTGTAA